One Lutzomyia longipalpis isolate SR_M1_2022 chromosome 4, ASM2433408v1 DNA segment encodes these proteins:
- the LOC129796453 gene encoding uncharacterized protein LOC129796453 yields the protein MEGGRKEKCGQGGPEFKGNFRSPKKGENYWSGARILGVAYYLCCALKTEDFPIVSWSGSSPCGIINQKIKNIKKIKHTHKLKYRNKFKRTHTKAHLKNKNTHSKTYLKNLIRTYMKKPLKLYGGGFKKKKVSVFKNKKYFENLGIVKPTIIIRGSYYQDNLTLFGPISNNKQCTANAIIAIIASHLYKIENWNENLINEILFEGDKLYNININKTKEGLLNAEDIVDKEDRNICVFGKKITLNCITSCYEELQGEFYGKLEYKTFEYSLKYFFDHFAYGVITCSNLSVAILKQDDYFYIYDSHSRGEFGQIVYEKGRAVLCGYSHINHIYNILKYNFFHGSENYNGEKLFTITPFEISSNDIQKDGEKGEQFDTILSNKNSNQNKINLTYTNSKTLNLTKSISYTEPSQSKYMLKKKREKNKDYMKTRHKIERTDSNKKEEDNIKRKIRHKIERTDPVKKEEDNKKRIKRLKIEELDTKKKEKNNMKRKERHKITRTDPVKKEEDNHKRTKRRKIEELDPKKKEKNNIKRKERHKIERTDSYKKEEDNIKRKIRHKIERTDPVKKEEDNYKRTKRRRIEELDTKKKEKNNKKRKERHRIERSVKNKRDIENLKRKNRHKKERMDPKKRAKENLARKIRLRLERKRAKIRNILKILRYEKSMNKKTNIFEDFKSIKDKRLITFYRRNINTKRLKEKYKRIQEIKDKDKNNGTGNPPKNKEIYEKLIMQFRKNKTKSLERMIKKPLKKRLSKYMKHKIIQIKDKSKTILEFFNVTRKKVPNYVCASCEGLFFKHSVQLLNIEKCKYHDKNYLEEISKISDYCCTTCYNSLNKNKLPTLATKNGLKFPEIPECLLELNELEERMCSPIIPFMTIRELKHYLLNAQKSLKGSTVHIPVEVNEMLQVLPRTFDNMQTVQVKLLRHLKYKNHYMFQTVRPPYIIRAMKYLVTTPLYKEKNITLDEKYVNVNENVDEINFIVDPKDDEVDIYDKETQKILNVYDLETQKMDDVYDKMTQKIIDVYNVETQKIENENVIKKTIDLTQMSNELNNNPTVEQNENDLKNILEETILKDTNILKFWQLANKQFPTNVMQDLLYINAGELQRQQRTYVKKFPKDCKNVQILFLKPNNPNGIGHYVTTLHENGTIHVYDSLHLQKIDQDCINFLTDIYPESLIDGKLQIKFEKTFQQNDSLSCGVHAIANSVTLLYDLNPSHMSYNVKEMRNHLYNMLCSQKITVFPVNLEKQNDVLMKDILMTNSQIKTQPKNKNTEDDREKILENCYLTDKHIYDFWNQANDQFKNNVMQDILFIDAESLKQQQEYIQKFPKDFRNVQILFLKPTYENEIGHYVTTLHENGIIYVYDSLFLQRLDQDSIAFLKTIYPESIENDQIELKFEKTFQQNDSLSCGVHAIANSVTLLHNLNPSHMSYNVKEMRKHLYNMLNSKTITMFPIDLKIETKTEFKDIIKTIKVPENNIPVKHENPEEVPDEFDLIDEDIMILNLTDIEIKQAQIQMMAPGMNKRPVYSRTEKNLEELSFIKIYGGHKIENQSISYSNRIKAECRNRDRRCADPTKVLYSANEKMQRSIFSAVNVCLRKSKNVENMTANDALTDGYLDKLREHDDGYNFLKTINLTPAYWAWKKNLLLQMIKQLGKPTLFLTLTISETRCPELIQELARLQGMDLSLEESMFLSEDMKTRLVRDDPVTCARYFDEKCKNIIKMLQINPTRAKNRIGPFGKHYVVDYFVRTEFQMRGSAHQHILLWLNDFPQIDESNPNSFDEAIKIIDQIITCEYKDPKDLPYIRRQMHIHCSTCYKKKKDKCRFNYPIPPLDKTEILLPIPKEEKTEKMKENYQKIANLTAYFSHKHEEMSFPDILKKLKMTREEYIMALRSNIKRSRMFLKRSSKEVNINAYNESLIMCIESNMDIQFVVEIFALAKYVADYVSKAEAGVSKMLKEINDDTKKQGNVTLREKMCKMCNGICNCKFMSAQEAAMSCLCMPMSRCSRSNIVINTRPINERVRILKPNAQLKKLDKNSKNIFAESIFDKYSKRDNELENVTLMEYAADYYMKKKTDDEENDDDDVTEYGMRKKSKIVMYKGYKEFQDPNNYYREQVLLFLPWRNEKEEIEDCDCRIKYMSNRQSINAVRKKFCYFNDDGVLTQIIRDRENENDDDHVPERDNPVDSDQEIDMFPDEKGGTTSNKKAFQYVCPERIQKEDICKNLQQLNVKQREIVMYIYQCIRNGNLPLRIFLSGSAGVGKSKVINCLYQLITQYYDNLPGSNPESIKVLLTAPSGKAAFLINGMTIHTAFAINNTKCTDSLSPDAANTIRSKLKDVKVLIVDEISMVGSNINSKMDNRMRQICGINESYGGKSVIFVGDLKQLKPVKDKYVFEKNLLHTDAEFVDYEERNVLWEEFKYYELTEIMRQKDDLSFTVALNNLANGTMTEDDIKLIQSRQVENDDKVPLEAIRLFYYRKHVRSYNNNKIENFPGDPHLSVAKDKVLESNTTDKKAKEDILAKVAIQDPEKTGGCMYELKLKVGIKYMVINNIDVEDGLVNGATGTLRHITFNPTDNSVHTVWLEFPEDRVGRKLKCQARFQSYLTKNNLPNNLVPIEKQVITFDFSEKSKTVIIARKQLPLIPGEAVTIHKSQGQTYNSICIDFTKGELLNINLIYVAFSRVVSLLGLFIIGKFKVPKAQGEDHPVQREMKRLKNEKLLVIPMQKILCENKDKFKICYQNIVSLNKHFNDVLCDVWYKNFDIIVLSETKTIKDTDVPILENYKILYRCDNEIQKIGGLICYVKNDCEIEIKIKSEQLYSDREKVFSVTLFLIEINNNLSIITGYKSPQTPFAKFKNSFENLYSQVANQSEVIIMGDFNFNAYEGKEDKNFVKLMKEYNLSNQLDPKGSTTKCDNQLDVIFANIVNPIVTGIYESYFSDHKPVYCMLSI from the exons ATGGAGGGTGGACGGAAGGAGAAATGTGGACAAGGAGGGCcggaatttaaaggaaattttcgcTCACCAAAAAAG gGCGAAAATTATTGGAGTGGTGCCAGGATTTTAGGAGTAGCATATTATTTGTGTTGCGCCCTAAAAACTGAAGACTTCCCGATCGTCTCGTGGTCGGGAAGTTCCCCTTGTGGGATCATAaaccaaaaaatcaaaaatatcaaaaaaatcaaacacacacacaaattaaaatatagaaaCAAATTTAAACGCACACATACAAAagcacatttaaaaaataaaaacacacattcaaaaacatatttaaaaaatttaatacgaACATATATGAAGAAACCTCTAAAATTGTATGGAGGTggattcaaaaagaaaaaagtatctgtatttaaaaataaaaaatactttgaaaatttaggtATTGTAAAACCGACTATAATAATAAGAGGATCTTACTATCAAGATAATTTAACACTTTTTGGTCCCATATCAAATAATAAACAATGTACGGCAAATGCCATAATAGCAATAATTGCATCACATTTatacaaaatagaaaattggaatgaaaatcttataaatgaaattttatttgaaggagataaactttataatataaatattaataaaacgAAAGAAGGTTTACTGAATGCTGAAGATATTGTAGACAAAGAAGACAGAAACATTTGTgtatttggaaagaaaattacccTAAATTGTATAACATCATGTTATGAAGAATTGCAAGgagaattttatggaaaattagaatataaaacttttgagTATTCACTGAAATACTTTTTTGATCATTTCGCATATGGTGTAATTACATGCTCTAATTTAAGTGTAGCAATACTTAAACAAgatgattatttttatatttacgaTAGTCATTCAAGAGGTGAATTTGGTCAAATCGTATATGAAAAAGGTAGAGCAGTTCTTTGTGGATATAGTCATATTAATCATATAtacaatattttgaaatataatttcttcCACGGCAGCGAAAATTACaatggtgaaaaattgttCACAATCACTCCTTTTGAAATATCATCAAACGATATTCAAAAGGATGGTGAAAAAGGTGAACAGTTTGACACCAtcctttcaaataaaaattcaaatcaaaataaaatcaatctcACATACACAAATTCTAAAACACTTAATTTAACTAAGTCTATAAGTTACACAGAACCTTCACAAAGTAAATATAtgcttaaaaagaaaagagaaaaaaataaagattataTGAAAACtagacataaaattgaaagaacagactctaataaaaaagaagaagataataTTAAGAGAAAGATAAGACACAAAATTGAACGAACAGACCCAgttaagaaagaagaagataataagaaacgaataaaaagacttaaaatagaagagttggatacaaagaaaaaggagaaaaataatatgaaaagaaaagaaagacatAAAATTACACGAACAGACCCAgttaagaaagaagaagacaaTCATAAACGAACTAAGAGACGTAAAATAGAAGAGTTAGATccgaagaaaaaggaaaaaaataatataaaaagaaaagaaagacataaaattgaaCGAACAGACtcttataaaaaagaagaagataataTTAAGAGAAAGATTAGacacaaaattgaaagaacAGACCCAgttaagaaagaagaagataacTATAAACGAACTAAAAGACGTAGAATAGAAGAGTTGGAcacaaagaaaaaggaaaaaaataataaaaaaaggaaagaaagacaTAGAATTGAAAGatctgttaaaaataaaagagatattgaaaatttaaaacgtAAAAACagacataaaaaagaaagaatggATCCTAAAAAAAGggctaaagaaaatctagCAAGAAAAATAAGACTTAGGCTGGAACGTAAACGAGCTAAAATTaggaatattctaaaaatattgaGATATGAAAAATCTATGaacaagaaaacaaatatatttgaagatttcaaatcaattaaagATAAACGTTTGATTACTTTTTACAGACGaaatattaatacaaaaagattgaaagaaaaatataaaagaattcaagaaataaaggataaagataaaaataatggAACTGGTAATCCCcctaaaaacaaagaaatatatgaaaaactaattatgcaatttagaaagaataaaacaaaatctcTTGAAAGAATGATTAAAAAGCCCTTAAAGAAAAGGTTAAGTAAATACATGaaacacaaaataattcaaattaaagacaaaagtaaaacaatattagaatttttcaatgtaacTCGAAAAAAGGTTCCAAATTATGTTTGTGCATCTTGTGAAGgactattttttaaacattcagTTCAACTTTTGAACATTGAAAAGTGTAAATATCACGATAAGAATTATTTGGAGGAAATAAGTAAAATATCTGATTACTGTTGTACAACATGCTATAATTCGCTTAACAAAAACAAACTGCCCACGTTGGCAACTAAAAATGGTCTTAAGTTTCCTGAAATTCCAGAATGTCTGTTAGAATTGAACGAACTTGAAGAAAGAATGTGTTCACCGATTATCCCTTTTATGACAATTCGCGAATTGAAACATTATCTTTTGAATGCgcaaaaaagtttgaaaggaAGTACTGTACATATTCCTGTAGAAGTCAATGAAATGCTACAAGTTTTGCCTCGAACATTTGATAATATGCAAACTGTTCAGGTAAAACTACTAAGgcatttaaaatacaaaaatcacTACATGTTTCAAACAGTTAGACCACCATATATTATAAGAGCTATGAAATATTTGGTAACAACACCtttgtacaaagaaaaaaacattacactagatgaaaaatatgtaaatgttaatgaaaatgttgatgaaattaattttattgtagaCCCCAAAGATGATGAAGTAGACATATATGATAAAGAAACACAAAAGATATTAAATGTATATGATCTCGAGACACAAAAAATGGATGATGTATATGATAAAatgacacaaaaaattattgatgtATATAATGttgaaacacaaaaaatagaaaatgaaaatgtaattaaaaagacAATTGATTTAACACAAATGTCAAacgaattaaataataatccaactgtagaacaaaatgaaaatgacttgaaaaatattttggaagaAACTATTCTTAAAGAtacaaatatattaaaattttggcaATTAGCGAATAAACAATTCCCTACAAATGTAATGCAAGATCTCCTTTATATAAATGCAGGAGAATTGCAACGGCAACAAAGAACttatgtaaagaaatttccaaaagattGTAAAAACGTACAAATACTGTTTTTGAAGCCAAATAATCCAAATGGCATAGGACATTATGTAACAACTTTACATGAAAATGGCACTATACATGTATACGACTCTCTACATTTGCAAAAAATCGATCAAgattgtattaattttcttactgaTATATACCCAGAATCTCTTATagatggaaaattgcaaattaaatttgagaaaacatttcaacAAAACGATAGCTTATCATGTGGAGTACATGCAATAGCTAATTCTGTAACCCTTCTCTATGATCTTAATCCAAGCCATATGTCATAcaatgtaaaagaaatgagaaatcaTTTGTACAATATGCTCTGTTCTCAAAAAATCACAGTGTTCCCTGTCAatttagaaaaacaaaatgatgtacttatgaaagatattttaatgactaattcacaaattaaaacacaacctaaaaataaaaatactgaAGATGACAGAGAAAAAATACTAGAAAATTGTTATCTTACAGATAAGCATATATATGATTTTTGGAATCAAGCAAatgatcaatttaaaaataatgtaatgcAAGACATTTTGTTTATAGATGCTGAATCTCTTAAACAACAACAagaatatatacaaaaattccCTAAAGATTTTAGAAATGTTCAAATACTATTTTTGAAACCAACATACGAAAATGAGATTGGTCATTATGTTACAACCCTACACGAAAATggcataatatatgtatatgattCCCTATTTTTACAAAGACTTGATCAAGATTCCATAGCGTTTTTGAAAACTATATATCcagaatcaattgaaaatgatcaAATAGAACTTAAGTttgaaaagacttttcaacaaaatgatAGTTTATCATGCGGTGTACATGCAATAGCTAATTCTGTAACCCTACTCCATAATCTAAATCCTAGCCATATGTCATAcaatgtaaaagaaatgagaaaacacTTGTATAATATGCTTAATTCAAAAACTATAACAATGTTTCctattgatttgaaaattgaaacaaaaactGAATTCAAAGATattattaaaacaattaaagtaCCAGAAAATAATATACCAGTAAAACATGAAAATCCTGAAGAAGTACCAGATGAATTTGATCTAATAGATGAAGATATAATGATTCTTAATTTGACcgatattgaaataaaacaagCTCAAATTCAAATGATGGCCCCTGGCATGAACAAACGTCCTGTTTATTCacgtacagaaaaaaatttggaagaattgtcatttataaaaatttatggagGTCACAAGATAGAAAATCAAAGTATTTCATATTCAAACCGCATTAAAGCTGAATGTAGAAATAGAGATAGAAGATGCGCAGATCCAACTAAAGTACTTTATTCAGCtaatgaaaaaatgcaaagatccATTTTTAGCGCAGTAAATGTATGTTTGAGAAAAAGTAAGAATGTCGAAAATATGACAGCAAATGATGCACTTACTGATGGATATTTGGATAAACTTAGAGAACATGATGATGGTTATAATTTCCTAAAAACTATTAATCTTACACCTGCTTATTGGGCATGGAAAAAGAATCTCCTTCTCCAAATGATAAAACAACTAGGGAAACCTACATTGTTTTTGACACTAACTATATCAGAAACGCGTTGTCCAGAACTCATTCAAGAACTTGCTAGACTCCAAGGAATGGATCTATCTCTTGAAGAAAGTATGTTCTTGAGTGAAGACATGAAAACACGTCTAGTTCGTGATGATCCCGTAACTTGCGCAcgatattttgatgaaaaatgtaaaaatattataaaaatgctGCAAATTAACCCAACAAGAGCAAAGAATAGAATAGGTCCCTTTGGTAAACATTATGTAGTTGATTACTTTGTAAGAACAGAATTTCAAATGCGAGGAAGTGCCCATCAACATATTTTGTTGTGGCTAAAtgatttcccacaaattgatGAAAGTAATCCTAATTCTTTTGAtgaagcaattaaaataattgatcaaataattACTTGCGAATATAAAGACCCCAAAGATTTGCCATATATTAGAAGACAAATGCACATACATTGTAGTACGtgctataaaaagaagaaagataaaTGTAGATTTAATTATCCAATACCACCACTTGATAAAACTGAAATACTTTTGCCAAtaccaaaagaagaaaaaactgaaaagatgaaagaaaattatcaaaaaattgcaaatctaactgcatatttttcacataaacatGAAGAAATGAGTTTCCcagacattttgaaaaaacttaaaatgacTAGAGAAGAATATATAATGGCTTTGAGATCTAATATTAAACGGTCACGTATGTTTCTTAAACGTTCAAGTAAAGAAGTAAATATTAATGCTTATAATGAAAGCCTAATAATGTGTATAGAATCAAATATGGATATACAATTTGTTGTAGAAATTTTTGCTCTAGCTAAATATGTTGCTGATTATGTATCAAAAGCTGAAGCAGGAGTAtcaaaaatgttgaaagaaattaatgatgaTACTAAAAAGCAAGGAAATGTaacattgagagaaaaaatgtgcaaaatgtgTAATGGTATATGTAATTGTAAATTTATGTCTGCACAAGAAGCTGCTATGTCATGCCTATGTATGCCTATGTCAAGATGCAGTAGATCAAATATTGTAATCAATACTAGACCAATTAATGAACGGGTCCGAATTTTGAAACCTAATGCACAACTtaaaaaattggataaaaattctaaaaatatatttgctgaaagtatttttgataaatatagtAAACGAGATAATGAGTTGGAAAATGTAACACTCATGGAATATGCAGCAGACtattatatgaaaaagaaaacagatgatgaagaaaatgatgatgatgatgttaCAGAGTAcggtatgagaaaaaaatcaaaaattgtaatGTACAAGGGatataaagaatttcaagatCCCAATAATTATTATCGAGAACAAGTTTTGCTATTTTTACCATGgcgaaatgaaaaagaagaaattgaagattgTGACTGTAGAATTAAGTATATGAGCAATAGACAGAGCATAAATGctgtaagaaagaaattttgttacTTTAACGATGATGGTGTATTGACACAAATTataagagatagagaaaatgaaaatgatgatgatcaTGTCCCAGAAAGAGATAATCCTGTGGATTCTGATCAAGAAATTGATATGTTTCCCGATGAAAAAGGTGGTACCACTAGCAATAAAAAGGCATTTCAATATGTATGCCcagaaagaattcaaaaagaagatatttgtaaaaatttgcaacaacTAAATGTTAAACAACGTGAAATAGTAATGTATATTTATCAATGTATAAGAAATGGTAATTTACCACTAAGGATTTTCCTCTCCGGTTCAGCTGGTGTTGGAAAATCCAAAGTGATCAATTGCCTATATCAACTAATAACACAGTACTATGACAATTTGCCAGGTAGTAACCCTGAATCTATAAAAGTACTTCTAACTGCCCCTTCAGGAAAAGCAGCATTTTTGATCAATGGTATGACAATACATACTGCCTTTGCaattaataatacaaaatgcacAGACTCTTTGTCGCCTGATGCAGCCAATACAATTCgatcaaaattgaaagatgtAAAAGTACTAATTGTAGATGAGATATCTATGGTAGgttcaaatataaattctaaaatggaTAATAGAATGAGACAAATATGTGGCATTAATGAAAGTTATGGCGGAAAATCTGTCATATTTGTAGGAGATTTGAAACAATTGAAACCTGTAAAGGATAAATacgtttttgagaaaaatctattgCATACAGATGCTGAATTTGTTGATTACGAAGAAAGAAATGTACTATGGGAAGAATTTAAGTATTATGAATTGACAGAAATTATGCGTCAAAAAGATGATTTGTCATTTACTGTAGCACTAAATAATTTGGCAAATGGTACAATGACAGAAGACGACATAAAACTAATTCAATCAAGACAAGTTGAAAATGATGATAAAGTACCCTTAGAAGCTATAAGGCTATTTTATTATCGAAAACATGTCCGAAgctacaataataataaaattgaaaatttccctgGTGACCCTCACTTATCAGTAGCTAAAGATAAAGTATTAGAATCAAATACCACAGATAAAAAGGCTAAAGAAGACATACTAGCCAAAGTTGCAATTCAAGACCCAGAAAAAACTGGTGGATGTATGtatgaattgaaattgaaagtcGGTATAAAGTATATGGTTATTAATAATATAGATGTTGAAGATGGACTAGTTAATGGTGCAACTGGAACTCTTCGACATATAACTTTTAATCCAACCGATAATTCAGTTCACACTGTTTGGCTAGAATTTCCTGAAGATAGagtaggaagaaaattaaaatgtcaagCTCGCTTTCAGAGCTACCTCACAAAGAATAATCTTCCAAACAATCTTGTTCCAATTGAAAAACAAGTAATcacatttgatttttcagaaaaatcaaaaactgtAATAATTGCTAGAAAACAATTGCCACTAATACCAGGTGAAGCTGTAACTATACATAAAAGTCAAGGGCAGacatataattcaatttgtattGACTTTACAAAAGGAGAGCTGCTAAATATTAATCTAATTTATGTTGCATTTAGCAGAGTTGTTTCACTATTAGGTTTGTTTATAATTGGCAAATTTAAAGTACCAAAGGCCCAAGGTGAAGATCACCCAGTAcagagagaaatgaaaagattgaaaaatgaaaaattactcGTAATTCCCATGCAAAAGATTCTATGTGAAAATAAAGAtaagtttaaaatttgttatcaaaatattgtatctctaaacaaacattttaatgatGTACTATGTGATGTTTGGTACAAAAACTTTGATATAATTGTACTTTCTGAGACAAAAACTATAAAAGATACTGATGTaccaattttggaaaattataaaattctctaTAGATGTGATAATGAAATCCAAAAAATTGGAGGACTAATCTGTTATGTAAAGAATGAttgtgaaattgaaattaaaatcaaatctgAACAACTTTACTCAGatagagaaaaagttttcagtGTCACCCTATTCTTAATTGAAATCAATAATAATTTGTCAATAATTACTGGATATAAATCACCTCAAACTCCATTCGCAAAGTTTAAGAATTCATTTGAGAATTTGTACTCTCAAGTTGCAAATCAGTCTGAAGTGATAATAATgggtgattttaattttaatgcatatGAAGGAAaggaagataaaaattttgtaaaacttatgaaagaatataatttaagtAATCAATTGGATCCTAAAGGATCAACAACAAAGTGTGACAACCAATTGGatgtaatttttgcaaatattgtAAATCCTATTGTCACAGGAATTTATGAAAGTTACTTTTCTGACCATAAGCCTGTATATTGTATGctaagtatttaa